In Streptomyces nojiriensis, one genomic interval encodes:
- a CDS encoding anti-sigma factor: protein MNTTDPHTLTGAYALDALEPDERAAVERHLADCVSCTQEVREFSETAARLGLAVAAQPSPALRDEVMRRIATVRQEGPSTVRATRGGHVRPRWRPVSNWALAACIAGAVALGGVAVAQYQQAEDARQQAQQARLANDAVGSVLAAADARVATAPLRGGAVGTVVVSASRNQAVFAASGLPAPPGGKVYQLWYNDGGGKMRSAGLMGTGTPATATLLDGPVNAASGMGVTVEPAGGSPHPTSAPVALLAFPAA, encoded by the coding sequence GTGAACACCACGGATCCGCACACATTGACGGGTGCGTACGCGCTCGACGCCCTGGAACCGGACGAACGGGCCGCCGTCGAGCGGCACCTCGCCGACTGCGTGTCCTGCACGCAGGAGGTCCGGGAGTTCTCCGAGACCGCCGCGCGCCTCGGGCTCGCCGTCGCGGCGCAGCCGAGTCCCGCGCTGCGGGACGAGGTGATGCGCCGGATCGCGACGGTGCGCCAGGAAGGGCCCTCGACGGTCAGGGCCACGCGCGGCGGCCACGTACGGCCCCGCTGGCGGCCGGTGTCGAACTGGGCCCTGGCGGCCTGCATCGCGGGGGCCGTGGCGCTCGGCGGTGTCGCGGTGGCGCAGTACCAGCAGGCCGAGGACGCCCGGCAGCAGGCGCAGCAGGCCCGTCTCGCGAACGATGCCGTCGGCTCGGTCCTCGCGGCCGCCGACGCCCGGGTGGCCACGGCGCCGCTGCGGGGCGGCGCGGTGGGCACGGTGGTCGTCTCGGCCTCCCGCAACCAGGCGGTCTTCGCGGCCTCCGGCCTGCCGGCGCCGCCCGGCGGGAAGGTGTACCAGCTCTGGTACAACGACGGCGGCGGGAAGATGCGTTCGGCGGGGCTGATGGGCACCGGTACCCCGGCGACGGCCACCCTGCTCGACGGCCCGGTCAACGCGGCGTCGGGGATGGGCGTCACCGTCGAACCGGCCGG